The following are from one region of the Ananas comosus cultivar F153 linkage group 20, ASM154086v1, whole genome shotgun sequence genome:
- the LOC109725506 gene encoding probable LRR receptor-like serine/threonine-protein kinase At4g36180, which yields MPLIGELQHNNMGLCHCHSNGFSWRALIVWTTLVTNMLNSFFGVGCPQEEYEALLEFRASYNRTGLSSWGKQRDCCLWERVICDNSTKQVAELQLSDFLTYQLVTYGILDVQSWKLNLSIFSSFRELRHLNLSADYISGSLSSADISGLDKLEVLDLSINEITITIPPSFRTLRSLKVLNLGDNNSNGTLAIEALVGLKKLQVLDLAGSHLTGEIPMSLGYLTSLKVLNLGRNNITGSLPSEVLQGLKNLQELQLQHNNFNGSLPLTLGNLSSLQHVDLSYNSFEGTTPEHLFTGLGSLQYLDLSYNNLHGNFPLHSFANMSKLEGLILSDNKGLEVHINSGSSFQQVQLRILMLSSCKLDKSAILTPNFLCSQRQLEVLDLSDNHLTGNIPACLLDNNTKMEYLNLGSNLLTGPIHLPSHHVKSMKIIDVSVNLFVGSIRSNISMVFPNLMVLNLSSNHLTGSIPSSLATMRQLQILDLSDNLTIGKIPAQLTSNSSPFAVLKLSNNNLHGKIPDVNFVGSSACYLDGNMLSGTLPSNISRDIDILDVRDNELDGSIPETISEASSLKYLILKGNHLHGQIPQSICNLTTLFVLDLSDNNFSSSLPPCFPPDVLYLDLANNAFTGEVPRVLLNFSQLLVLDISKNHLSGPIPMQIGSELEMNILIMRENSFKGQLPVQLCNLRKLRILDLSHNQFAGSIPSCIGTMAFRITKSALLFQLSDLWSWAFIYHHWSVGHSSIDLTYISTGGLQEEEFSTKGNLYEYQNDGLVSMTLIDISVNKLTGKIPTEIGNLSGLVSLNLSYNQLTGQIPETLSNLYQIESLDISNNRLSGDIPWQLGQLKFLEVFSIAQNNLSGCIPSFRDQLATFGKATYEGNVGLHGPPLDETCATSSNKTTSSEEEDKEVSSIDRIIFYAISTTAYIGGFWISIAFLFCTRCGRTVRIRLDNCVDFLYGEISMVVHKLVFMNRGGNRNRKNRV from the exons atGCCTTTAATCGGAGAGCTTCAGCACAACAACATGGGGCTCTGCCACTGCCATTCCAATGGCTTTTCATGGCGCGCACTGATTGTGTGGACTACGCTAGTAACAAACATGCTCAATAGTTTCTTTGGTGTTGGATGTCCTCAAGAAGAGTACGAAGCTCTTTTAGAATTCAGAGCTTCGTACAACAGAACAGGTCTGTCGTCGTGGGGAAAGCAGAGAGATTGTTGTCTCTGGGAGAGAGTTATTTGCGATAACAGCACCAAACAAGTGGCCGAACTGCAGTTATCAGACTTTCTGACATACCAACTAGTAACATATGGGATCCTTGATGTCCAAAGTTGGAAATTGAACTTGAGCATCTTTTCTTCGTTCCGTGAGCTACGACATCTTAATCTATCTGCTGATTATATATCAGGCTCCCTCTCAAGCGCCG ACATATCAGGGCTTGACAAGTTGGAAGTCCTTGATCTGAGCATAAACGAAATTACTATTACTATCCCGCCATCTTTTAGAACTTTACGCTCGTTAAAAGTCTTGAACTTGGGGGATAATAATTCAAATGGCACGCTAGCTATCGAAG CCTTAGTAGGATTGAAGAAGCTGCAGGTGCTTGATCTTGCAGGAAGCCATCTTACAGGAGAGATCCCGATGTCTTTGGGATATTTGACATCTCTCAAAGTCTTGAATTTGGGAAGAAATAATATAACCGGATCACTTCCTTCAGAAG TTCTCCAAGGACTAAAGAACCTACAGGAGTTGCAGCTTCAACATAATAATTTCAACGGGAGTCTTCCTCTAACTTTAGGAAACCTTTCGAGCCTTCAGCATGTTGATCTTTCTTATAACTCTTTCGAAGGAACGACACCGGAGCACCTCTTCACAGGACTTGGCTCACTTCAATATCTAGATCTTTCATATAACAATCTTCACGGAAATTTTCCATTGCACTCTTTTGCCAATATGTCAAAGCTTGAAGGACTCATACTGTCAGACAACAAGGGACTAGAAGTGCATATTAATAGTGGGAGTTCATTTCAACAAGTGCAATTGCGAATTCTTATGCTGTCAAGTTGTAAGCTGGATAAGAGTGCCATTCTCACCCCTAATTTTCTCTGCTCTCAACGTCAACTCGAAGTGCTTGACCTCTCTGACAACCACCTGACAGGAAACATCCCGGCTTGCCTACTCGACAACAACACCAAAATGGAATACTTGAACTTAGGAAGTAACTTATTGACAGGACCAATTCATCTTCCCAGCCATCACGTGAAAAGTATGAAAATAATTGATGTCTCTGTGAATCTCTTTGTTGGCTCAATCCGTTCTAATATTAGTATGGTTTTTCCTAATCTGATGGTTCTTAACTTGTCATCGAATCATTTAACTGGAAGCATCCCTTCATCATTAGCTACCATGAGACAATTGCAGATATTGGATCTCTCGGACAATCTTACCATCGGCAAAATACCAGCTCAACTGACGAGTAATAGTTCCCCATTTGCAGTCTTGAAGCTTTCCAATAATAATTTGCATGGAAAAATTCCTGATGTAAACTTTGTTGGTTCTAGTGCATGCTACTTGGATGGTAACATGCTATCAGGAACACTACCAAGCAACATCTCAAGAGATATAGATATACTGGATGTCCGTGACAATGAGCTAGATGGTTCAATTCCAGAAACCATTTCGGAGGCATCATCTTTGAAGTATCTCATTCTCAAAGGGAATCACTTGCATGGACAAATTCCGCAAAGCATATGCAATCTAACGACACTTTTCGTATTGGATCTCTCCGACAACAATTTCTCCAGTTCTTTACCTCCATGTTTCCCTCCAGACGTACTTTATCTCGATCTGGCTAACAATGCTTTCACTGGAGAAGTTCCACGTGTTCTTCTCAATTTCTCACAGCTTCTAGTGCTGGACATAAGCAAAAATCACCTTTCCGGTCCGATTCCAATGCAAATAGGAAGCGAGCttgaaatgaatattcttatTATGAGAGAAAATTCTTTCAAAGGACAATTGCCTGTTCAACTGTGCAATTTGAGAAAATTACGCATATTAGACCTATCACATAATCAGTTTGCTGGATCGATACCGTCTTGCATTGGTACAATGGCATTTAGAATCACCAAATCGGCTTTACTTTTTCAACTTTCGGACCTTTGGTCTTGGGCATTTATTTACCATCACTGGTCTGTTGGTCACTCGTCTATCGACCTAACCTACATCTCCACTGGGGGGCTACAAGAGGAAGAGTTTAGCACTAAAGGCAATTTGTATGAGTACCAAAATGATGGTTTGGTTTCTATGACCTTAATTGATATATCAGTAAACAAATTAACAGGAAAAATTCCAACTGAAATTGGAAATCTTAGTGGACTTGTTTCTCTAAACTTATCCTACAACCAACTTACGGGTCAGATCCCCGAAACCCTATCAAATCTATATCAGATTGAGAGTCTTGACATATCCAACAATAGATTAAGTGGTGACATTCCTTGGCAATTAGGCCAATTGAAGTTCTTAGAGGTGTTCTCTATTGCCCAAAACAATTTATCTGGATGCATACCGAGTTTTCGAGATCAATTGGCCACTTTTGGTAAGGCTACTTACGAGGGCAATGTTGGCCTACACGGACCACCATTAGACGAAACATGTGCTACTTCATCAAACAAAACAACATCatcagaagaagaagataaagaggTTAGTAGTATTGATAGAATCATCTTCTATGCAATATCTACAACTGCATATATAGGAGGTTTTTGGATTTCAATAGCTTTCTTGTTTTGCACTCGCTGCGGACGGACTGTGCGCATTAGACTGGATAATTGTGTTGATTTCTTGTATGGAGAAATTTCAATGGTTGTACATAAATTAGTTTTTATGAATCGGGGTGGCAATAGAAATAGGAAAAACCGTGTGTAA